The following proteins are encoded in a genomic region of Gimesia algae:
- a CDS encoding Hsp20/alpha crystallin family protein: protein MSRQHSDDEPRELSSPEQFVFTPPIDIYETDEGLVLYADLPGVSVGSLELQVQDNKLTLLGKVEPQIPEGARPLHKEYEVGNYLRSFILSGEIVHSEIEAKLANGVLRIFLPKAPKAEPRRIQVNTG from the coding sequence ATGAGCCGACAACACAGTGATGATGAGCCAAGGGAACTCTCCTCTCCGGAGCAGTTTGTTTTCACTCCTCCCATTGATATCTATGAAACCGACGAAGGCCTTGTGCTCTACGCTGACCTTCCCGGCGTTTCAGTCGGTTCGCTGGAACTGCAGGTTCAGGATAATAAGCTGACTCTGCTGGGAAAGGTGGAACCACAGATTCCCGAGGGAGCACGTCCCTTACATAAAGAATATGAAGTCGGCAATTACCTGCGGTCTTTTATCTTGAGTGGGGAAATTGTTCACAGTGAAATCGAAGCCAAGCTGGCGAATGGCGTCCTGCGGATTTTTCTTCCTAAAGCCCCCAAAGCAGAGCCACGCCGCATCCAGGTGAATACCGGCTGA
- a CDS encoding tetratricopeptide repeat protein yields MNRLTEPEKLTNASAQQKRTPLFSSGFLILAGGCIVLIISLLIQGESGNSQPSQPAASEAVTQNSEKVKRKELIAYLQQHPDDEFAHFQLGELIQDRAPYQALENFSHVTSQHPRYYEAVEAIAEIALEQGLNDRAISALMILVRQFPEERRFQKSLAQLLFAQGKSNWALRYARRNIELGGEQAADYLLVAEILRQAGRTIEMTGPLKQALYLEPDLYEAHFNLAYAALYSGDLETATREAKWCLAERPDSTAALRYLALIKRNQGNIEQSISYIDQALSVDPKDLECLLLKADLLIYQRKGEQAYALLKPLYPTQQTDRRYVSALARAAGLAGKREEAFELQQLNQRLIKEEDLRPSSLQSESVQKTQAGRK; encoded by the coding sequence ATGAATCGCCTGACAGAACCTGAAAAACTGACGAATGCGTCTGCTCAGCAGAAAAGAACCCCCTTATTCTCAAGCGGTTTCCTGATTCTGGCAGGTGGTTGTATTGTGCTAATCATCTCTCTTCTGATTCAGGGCGAATCAGGAAACTCTCAGCCCAGCCAGCCTGCAGCTTCAGAAGCGGTTACTCAGAATTCAGAAAAGGTAAAGCGTAAAGAACTGATCGCGTACCTGCAGCAGCATCCCGACGATGAATTTGCTCATTTCCAGCTGGGAGAACTGATTCAGGACCGTGCTCCCTACCAGGCTCTGGAAAACTTTTCGCATGTGACGTCACAGCATCCTCGCTATTACGAGGCAGTCGAAGCAATTGCAGAGATCGCATTGGAGCAGGGGCTCAATGATCGGGCAATATCGGCGTTAATGATTCTGGTGCGTCAGTTTCCGGAAGAACGTCGCTTTCAGAAAAGTCTGGCGCAATTACTTTTCGCACAGGGAAAGTCCAACTGGGCACTCAGATATGCCAGACGGAATATCGAACTGGGGGGGGAGCAGGCAGCGGATTATCTGCTGGTTGCTGAGATATTACGTCAGGCGGGACGCACGATTGAAATGACAGGACCTCTGAAACAGGCCCTCTATCTGGAACCGGATTTATATGAAGCCCATTTTAACCTGGCATACGCGGCATTGTATTCTGGTGATCTGGAAACGGCGACGCGGGAAGCGAAATGGTGTCTTGCGGAAAGGCCCGATTCAACAGCTGCGCTACGATATCTGGCTTTGATCAAGCGAAATCAGGGAAACATCGAGCAGTCGATTTCGTACATAGATCAGGCATTGAGTGTCGACCCCAAGGATCTTGAATGTCTTCTGCTGAAAGCCGACCTCCTGATTTATCAGAGAAAAGGTGAGCAGGCTTACGCGCTTTTAAAACCTCTGTATCCGACTCAGCAAACTGACAGACGTTATGTTTCGGCATTGGCGCGTGCGGCTGGTTTAGCAGGGAAACGCGAGGAAGCGTTCGAACTGCAACAGCTCAATCAGAGGCTGATCAAGGAAGAGGATTTACGTCCCTCATCGCTGCAGAGTGAGAGTGTGCAGAAAACGCAGGCGGGCCGAAAATGA
- a CDS encoding DUF1559 family PulG-like putative transporter: MANWYVKRGSQVAGPLTRERLNQLAAEGKVQKTDLVREGEEGEFHAAAEVSDLFTSSETSAWDEFESGPETESLSRQPAPKSSKMSLIIILAVVGVGGLFVVGILLALLLPAVQQAREAARRSQSKNNLKQIGLAMHNYHETHRVLPPGGTLTIDGAPSQSWETFILPFIDEAPLYNQINFHYAWNHHTNQDIFTKEMPFYLNPNIEEKVSPEGLPLSHYMGNELLMGPNRGARFREVNDGLANTIMAFEVGENFKPWGDPTNFAVPADRIGPPNRSSTTGGNQVLMGDGRVRFVSENIDPAVLKALSTPDGGERIDEF; this comes from the coding sequence ATGGCTAACTGGTATGTAAAACGTGGAAGTCAGGTCGCAGGCCCCCTCACTCGGGAAAGACTGAATCAACTGGCTGCGGAAGGAAAAGTTCAAAAAACAGACCTCGTCAGAGAGGGTGAAGAGGGAGAGTTTCACGCCGCTGCGGAAGTGAGTGATCTCTTCACCAGTTCCGAAACCTCTGCCTGGGATGAATTCGAGTCCGGCCCGGAAACAGAATCTCTCTCCCGACAACCCGCTCCCAAAAGCAGCAAGATGTCACTGATAATCATCCTGGCAGTGGTCGGCGTGGGGGGACTTTTTGTCGTGGGAATACTGCTTGCTTTACTCCTGCCGGCAGTGCAGCAGGCACGTGAAGCGGCACGGCGATCACAATCAAAAAACAATCTGAAGCAAATTGGCCTGGCGATGCATAACTATCATGAAACCCATAGAGTTTTACCGCCGGGTGGAACCTTAACGATTGACGGCGCACCATCGCAAAGCTGGGAAACGTTTATTCTCCCTTTCATCGATGAGGCTCCTCTCTACAATCAGATTAACTTCCACTACGCCTGGAACCATCATACTAACCAGGACATTTTCACAAAGGAGATGCCTTTCTACCTGAATCCGAATATTGAGGAAAAGGTCTCCCCGGAAGGATTGCCGCTCTCCCATTATATGGGAAATGAGTTGTTGATGGGCCCCAATCGAGGCGCCAGATTTCGCGAGGTCAACGATGGTCTGGCCAATACGATCATGGCCTTTGAAGTGGGAGAAAACTTCAAACCCTGGGGAGATCCCACGAATTTCGCTGTCCCGGCGGATCGCATCGGTCCCCCCAACCGGTCTTCCACTACAGGCGGAAACCAGGTACTGATGGGAGATGGGCGTGTCCGTTTTGTGTCAGAGAATATTGATCCTGCCGTATTAAAAGCATTGAGCACACCTGATGGAGGCGAACGAATCGATGAATTCTAA
- a CDS encoding DUF1559 family PulG-like putative transporter, with protein sequence MDDKDVNQAPPSGEQSSFLYYTAMTGGILVLGLIILPALLRPVEQSRDAARRSQTKYALKQMGLAFHQYHDSHEMLPAGSIETAEGKPGHSWLTALLPYLDQRNLHQQIDFDKAWNDPANQHPFQQLVSAYLNPNIQEKVSPDGYALSHYQGNELVFQPNQGIRISEIRDGESNTIFAVEAGENFKAWGDPANLTDPSQMFATEKKNPYVGGKHFLFRDGRVQFLSELTDPAVLKALSTPAGGK encoded by the coding sequence ATGGACGACAAAGACGTCAACCAGGCCCCCCCCTCTGGCGAACAGAGTTCGTTCCTGTATTACACGGCAATGACAGGAGGAATTCTTGTTTTGGGGCTCATCATTTTGCCCGCTTTACTCCGTCCCGTTGAGCAGTCAAGAGATGCTGCCCGGCGGAGTCAGACAAAATATGCTCTGAAACAGATGGGGCTGGCATTCCACCAATACCATGACAGTCATGAGATGCTTCCCGCCGGTTCCATTGAAACAGCGGAAGGAAAACCCGGCCACAGCTGGCTGACTGCATTGCTGCCGTATCTCGATCAAAGGAATCTGCATCAACAAATTGATTTTGACAAAGCCTGGAATGACCCCGCCAATCAGCATCCGTTTCAGCAGTTGGTTTCTGCGTATCTTAACCCGAATATTCAGGAAAAGGTCTCCCCCGATGGCTATGCTTTGAGCCACTACCAGGGAAACGAACTGGTTTTTCAACCGAACCAGGGAATACGCATCAGTGAAATCCGGGATGGTGAGTCGAACACTATTTTTGCAGTCGAAGCGGGAGAAAACTTCAAAGCCTGGGGCGATCCTGCGAATCTGACCGATCCTTCCCAGATGTTTGCGACCGAAAAAAAGAACCCCTATGTGGGAGGTAAACACTTCCTGTTCCGAGATGGCCGAGTGCAATTTCTTTCAGAACTCACAGATCCCGCTGTCCTGAAAGCTTTGAGTACACCTGCTGGCGGCAAATAA
- a CDS encoding DUF1559 family PulG-like putative transporter has protein sequence MNSNSEQTLIQPSEPDNFEPSASTFFFILAGCLFAIVFMSYLFTPLAEKIKIHKRNLAHRAVSKSNLKQIGLALAFYHEENQTFPPGATVAPNGTPQHSWQTSLLPFMDQSGLFEQINFEKPWNDPENQESFQQQVSTYLAPWVEEKYSAEGYALSHYVGNELLLKQNQGMPLSQITDGASNTIMAVDRADHFKAWGDPANLARPADIIGPDKKTLLPGGSLVLFSDGSVRFVSNKINPQIIKDLSTPDGGEAKCEF, from the coding sequence ATGAATTCTAATTCTGAACAGACCCTGATCCAACCATCAGAACCTGACAACTTCGAACCTTCTGCCAGCACGTTTTTCTTCATCCTGGCTGGCTGTCTGTTCGCAATCGTATTCATGTCTTATTTATTCACTCCCCTTGCCGAAAAAATCAAAATTCATAAACGCAATCTAGCGCATCGTGCTGTTTCGAAAAGCAATTTGAAACAAATTGGCTTAGCCCTGGCCTTCTATCATGAAGAGAACCAGACGTTCCCACCGGGGGCAACAGTAGCCCCCAATGGAACTCCACAGCACAGTTGGCAGACCTCCCTTCTCCCCTTCATGGATCAGTCTGGGCTGTTTGAGCAAATCAATTTTGAGAAACCCTGGAACGATCCAGAAAATCAAGAGAGCTTTCAACAGCAGGTCTCAACTTATCTTGCCCCGTGGGTTGAAGAAAAATACTCGGCAGAAGGATATGCCCTGTCGCATTATGTGGGGAACGAACTTCTGCTCAAACAGAATCAGGGGATGCCGCTCAGTCAGATCACCGATGGCGCGTCAAACACGATTATGGCGGTCGATCGAGCCGATCACTTCAAAGCCTGGGGAGATCCTGCCAATCTTGCCAGGCCCGCTGATATCATTGGCCCCGATAAGAAAACACTATTACCTGGAGGCAGTCTCGTTCTTTTCAGTGATGGTTCAGTGCGCTTCGTATCAAATAAAATCAACCCGCAAATTATCAAAGACCTCAGCACCCCTGATGGGGGAGAAGCCAAATGCGAATTCTAA
- a CDS encoding creatininase family protein codes for MSAESAIRPWILSEINYAYVKENPYQVAVLPMGATEPHNLHLPYGTDTYEADAISSRVCEAAHQRGAKVVMLPPIPYGTETNQAAFPLSMNVNPSTLGQMIMDLVDSLANHGVNKLLILNSHGGNDFKPLLRELHGSTTVQIFLADWFRGTSADVKAEIFENPDDHAGEMETSLALAYFPHLVNRDAETGALHADDGATNATRFSAVNEGWVSITRPWHLLTTNSGSGNPHQATAEKGERLMQILVDRLSQFVVELSEAKLDDQFPF; via the coding sequence GTGTCTGCTGAATCTGCAATCCGTCCCTGGATTCTGTCCGAGATCAATTATGCTTATGTGAAAGAGAATCCTTACCAGGTCGCCGTATTACCGATGGGGGCGACCGAGCCCCATAACCTGCATCTGCCTTACGGGACCGATACCTACGAAGCAGACGCCATCAGTTCGCGGGTCTGTGAAGCGGCACATCAACGGGGGGCGAAAGTGGTGATGCTGCCACCCATACCCTATGGCACGGAAACTAATCAGGCTGCTTTTCCGCTGTCGATGAATGTGAATCCCTCGACTTTGGGGCAGATGATAATGGATCTGGTTGATTCTCTCGCGAATCATGGAGTCAATAAACTGCTGATTCTCAATAGTCATGGCGGGAATGACTTTAAACCGCTCCTGCGTGAACTGCATGGATCTACGACGGTACAGATTTTCCTGGCAGACTGGTTTCGAGGCACGTCTGCAGATGTGAAAGCGGAGATATTTGAAAATCCGGATGATCATGCAGGGGAAATGGAAACATCTCTGGCGCTGGCTTACTTTCCCCATCTGGTGAATCGCGATGCAGAAACGGGCGCGTTACATGCAGACGACGGTGCAACGAATGCGACTCGCTTTTCTGCGGTCAACGAAGGATGGGTCAGTATTACCCGTCCGTGGCATTTACTCACTACCAATTCGGGTTCCGGAAATCCACACCAGGCGACTGCAGAGAAAGGGGAGCGGCTGATGCAGATTTTAGTCGACCGTTTATCACAATTTGTCGTTGAACTCTCTGAGGCAAAGCTGGATGACCAGTTTCCTTTCTAG
- a CDS encoding DUF1559 family PulG-like putative transporter: MSLWYIKRDNQITGPLTRQQLEDFVAAGEVIESDLIRQEDSQEFFPASLLPGLFIDIDDTKPAFEVRSSRVPALLLVLFLILAIGFSLPAFQQGRSYQRSVTINNMKQIGLALHNYSFNSKEPMTLQVFPPGAMTNPQEKPLHSWQALILPYLDQQFYYNQIDLSKPWNARDNQKPFQQEVPVYLNPKNEARRSSDGYALSHYAGNELVLKPNVGMPFNEIRDGMSNTILAVEIGEQFKPWGDPTSLTVPEKVIGPNRNSPSTGGTIVLLADGAVRFIPEDIDPEILKALSTPAGGEEIGEY, translated from the coding sequence ATGTCACTCTGGTATATCAAAAGAGATAACCAAATCACGGGTCCCTTGACCAGGCAGCAGCTTGAAGACTTTGTGGCAGCGGGCGAAGTTATCGAATCAGACCTGATCAGGCAGGAAGATAGCCAGGAATTCTTTCCCGCGTCCCTGCTGCCCGGCCTGTTTATTGACATCGATGACACGAAACCGGCGTTTGAAGTCCGCAGCAGCAGAGTCCCGGCACTGCTACTCGTACTGTTTCTCATTCTTGCAATTGGATTTTCGTTGCCCGCCTTCCAGCAGGGAAGAAGTTATCAACGCTCTGTCACTATAAACAACATGAAACAGATCGGTCTGGCACTACACAACTATAGCTTCAACTCAAAGGAACCAATGACTCTGCAGGTATTCCCACCAGGTGCGATGACCAATCCGCAAGAAAAGCCTCTGCATAGCTGGCAGGCATTGATACTGCCCTATCTGGATCAGCAGTTTTATTACAATCAGATCGATTTAAGCAAGCCCTGGAATGCCCGCGACAACCAGAAGCCGTTCCAGCAGGAAGTCCCCGTATATCTCAATCCGAAAAACGAAGCCAGACGCTCATCCGATGGTTATGCCCTTTCGCATTACGCAGGAAATGAACTGGTCCTGAAACCAAATGTCGGCATGCCCTTCAATGAGATTCGCGATGGGATGTCTAATACCATCCTGGCAGTGGAAATCGGCGAACAGTTCAAACCCTGGGGCGACCCGACTTCATTGACCGTACCAGAAAAAGTGATCGGTCCCAACAGAAATTCTCCCTCAACCGGGGGGACCATTGTCCTGCTGGCAGATGGCGCAGTACGATTTATCCCGGAAGACATTGATCCGGAAATTTTGAAAGCCCTCAGTACCCCCGCAGGCGGCGAAGAGATTGGTGAGTATTAG
- a CDS encoding Hsp20/alpha crystallin family protein: MPIFRWDQSWNPLRDLEREVDRLIQGVEFTVQGIRMPRQYPAVNIFELEHEFLITAELPGMQVQDLELTIANGLLTLKGHRDSPVVDNRDIPEERFRRRERTFGEWQRSISIPDRISDEHLSAEFNDGVLKIHLPKLEEELPRQIPVSSGE, translated from the coding sequence ATGCCGATATTTCGCTGGGACCAGTCGTGGAATCCATTACGAGATCTGGAGCGTGAAGTTGACCGCCTGATTCAGGGAGTTGAGTTCACCGTTCAGGGGATTCGTATGCCTCGCCAATACCCTGCGGTCAATATCTTTGAGTTGGAGCATGAGTTCCTGATCACAGCAGAACTACCGGGCATGCAGGTTCAAGACCTGGAACTGACGATCGCCAACGGCCTTTTGACCTTGAAAGGACATCGGGATTCCCCGGTTGTAGATAATCGAGATATCCCCGAGGAGCGATTTCGACGCAGGGAGCGTACCTTTGGTGAATGGCAGAGGTCAATCAGTATCCCGGATCGAATCTCTGACGAGCATCTCTCCGCAGAGTTCAATGATGGTGTGCTGAAAATTCATCTTCCCAAACTGGAAGAGGAACTTCCCCGTCAGATTCCTGTGAGTTCAGGAGAATAG
- a CDS encoding MFS transporter, translating into MTDTDNLPAERTETTIKTRLCLMMFLQYFVQGCYLPIITLYLIQALGFSAWQIGVFGAALAVGPLLAPFLFGQIVDRHYATERVLAFCHLSGGVIMLALFVQQRFWPVVILGVLYSILYVPTMMLTNSLSFQHLKDSDKEFPLIRLWGTIGFVVPAWIAEGVFLANLQGEALNTGRGVVLAMAGVVGLFMAAYCLTLPHTPPVKSDKKDLAPGKVLKMLRYRHFLVLVTVAFIISIVHKFYFQWNSPFLSAVLKQADVTGAWEQRISSIGQVFEVLVMAVLGFGIKKYGFKTVMLVGLLSYLVRSLIFAYASTIGSVVIVKGFTVAIALTCLGQAMHGLCFGCFLAAAYIYVDKVAPLDVRGSMQTFFGTFVFGLGMFAGGFISGTIGDFFTSTGKETLLRTKWNIPSQSGIIEFTQKNLVGETSQMLRDWPGIWLSSAAIALFATLMFWMLFPKTDTSQRMAHTEEMS; encoded by the coding sequence ATGACAGACACGGACAATCTACCTGCAGAAAGAACAGAAACTACGATTAAGACCAGACTCTGCCTGATGATGTTTCTGCAGTACTTTGTGCAGGGATGTTACCTGCCGATCATTACTCTCTATCTGATTCAGGCTCTGGGATTCTCTGCCTGGCAGATTGGTGTCTTCGGCGCAGCTCTGGCTGTAGGGCCTTTATTAGCGCCTTTCCTGTTTGGTCAGATCGTCGATCGTCATTATGCGACAGAACGCGTGCTCGCATTTTGTCACTTATCGGGTGGCGTGATTATGCTGGCCCTCTTCGTACAACAGAGATTTTGGCCAGTCGTCATTCTGGGGGTGCTGTATTCCATTCTGTATGTTCCCACAATGATGTTAACGAATTCATTATCGTTCCAACATCTGAAAGACAGCGATAAGGAATTTCCACTGATCCGCTTATGGGGCACGATCGGTTTTGTCGTGCCTGCCTGGATTGCCGAAGGCGTCTTTCTGGCAAACCTTCAAGGTGAGGCGTTGAATACAGGACGAGGTGTCGTGCTGGCAATGGCAGGAGTTGTGGGGCTGTTTATGGCTGCCTACTGTTTAACCCTGCCTCATACCCCCCCTGTGAAGAGTGATAAAAAAGACCTGGCGCCGGGGAAAGTGCTCAAAATGCTCCGGTATCGGCATTTTCTGGTGCTGGTGACCGTTGCCTTTATTATTTCAATTGTTCATAAATTCTACTTTCAATGGAACAGTCCGTTCCTGAGTGCAGTCCTGAAGCAGGCAGATGTCACCGGTGCCTGGGAACAACGTATCAGTTCCATCGGACAGGTATTTGAAGTGCTGGTGATGGCTGTCCTCGGATTCGGTATCAAAAAATACGGCTTCAAAACGGTGATGCTGGTTGGCCTGCTCTCCTACCTGGTACGCAGTCTTATCTTTGCCTATGCCTCCACAATTGGATCAGTCGTCATCGTGAAAGGATTCACTGTCGCCATCGCACTCACCTGCCTGGGACAGGCCATGCATGGACTCTGCTTCGGCTGCTTTCTGGCCGCCGCGTATATTTATGTCGACAAAGTCGCGCCCCTCGATGTACGTGGTTCCATGCAGACGTTTTTTGGAACGTTTGTATTTGGCCTGGGAATGTTCGCCGGCGGCTTTATCAGTGGAACAATCGGCGATTTCTTTACCTCGACTGGAAAAGAAACACTACTGCGTACAAAGTGGAATATTCCCTCTCAGTCGGGCATCATTGAATTTACCCAGAAAAACCTGGTTGGGGAAACGTCGCAGATGCTCCGGGACTGGCCGGGCATCTGGCTCAGCAGTGCGGCGATCGCCTTATTTGCCACGCTGATGTTCTGGATGCTGTTTCCCAAAACCGATACATCACAACGGATGGCACATACAGAAGAAATGAGCTGA
- a CDS encoding CRTAC1 family protein, with the protein MTSFLSRRNSRSVCLAVIFSLCGPLLCSLTFSLFAEEKPPAISFQDVTDAAQIAFQHRSPVTVKRHLHLMMGSGVGWIDYDRDGFPDLYGAQGEEWSNVERKQIQPVDIARSNRLYWNRRNSQFQDVTAVSGLTVLNYSMGIAVGDYNHDGFDDLYVSAFGRNLLYCNQGDGTFSDVSATAHVDDPGYGASCTWADLNGDGLLDLYVANYLEIDRDHYPICSRRVDGARVYFICHPRYVPGQYDVLYLNLGNGSFLDVSQKAGLHREPARQGLGVFAADYDQDGDIDLYVANDSVANQLWINNGQGIFTDQALVAGLAFNRTGDREAGMGLAAADYNGDGELDLFVTNYFGETNTLYRNEGALFFLDVTDEIGLAAPSRARLGFGTSFLDVNNDGWEDLFVTNGHVHDRLSQLGKSEPYEQEPQLFLNLAGSRFNDVSAQSGEFFRKKQVGRGCAVADFNQDGLVDLAISHLNERLVLLENRSEQIHQSIALQLVGTTSNRSAIGAVLEVTCDARKMTRLRKGSSSYLSADEAWITCGLGDCNSPVTVKVRWPGGKTENWTGLQPGGRYTLIEGTSVLPDQSQTQP; encoded by the coding sequence ATGACCAGTTTCCTTTCTAGAAGAAATTCACGATCAGTCTGCCTGGCTGTTATTTTCAGCCTGTGCGGCCCTCTGCTTTGCTCGCTGACATTTTCTCTCTTTGCAGAAGAAAAACCGCCCGCGATTTCCTTTCAGGATGTGACCGATGCTGCACAAATTGCCTTTCAGCATCGTTCTCCAGTGACGGTCAAACGACATCTGCATCTGATGATGGGCTCTGGGGTAGGCTGGATTGATTATGATCGTGATGGATTCCCTGATCTGTACGGCGCACAGGGAGAAGAGTGGAGTAACGTTGAACGTAAACAAATTCAGCCTGTAGACATCGCACGTTCAAATCGACTTTACTGGAACCGCAGGAACAGTCAGTTTCAGGATGTGACCGCCGTCTCCGGATTAACGGTTTTGAACTACTCGATGGGAATTGCTGTCGGCGATTATAATCACGATGGTTTTGATGATTTGTATGTGAGTGCCTTTGGACGGAACCTGTTGTACTGCAATCAGGGGGATGGAACTTTTTCAGATGTTTCTGCGACTGCTCATGTCGATGATCCGGGGTACGGGGCCAGTTGTACCTGGGCCGACCTGAATGGAGATGGACTGCTGGATCTGTACGTTGCGAATTATCTGGAGATTGATCGGGACCACTATCCGATCTGCAGTCGCCGGGTTGATGGGGCACGCGTCTATTTTATCTGTCACCCGCGCTATGTTCCGGGGCAGTATGATGTGCTCTATCTCAATCTGGGGAATGGCTCGTTTCTGGATGTTTCTCAAAAAGCAGGCCTGCATCGCGAACCGGCGCGCCAGGGGCTGGGAGTCTTCGCTGCTGATTACGATCAGGATGGAGACATCGATCTGTATGTCGCCAACGATTCGGTCGCGAACCAGCTCTGGATCAATAACGGTCAGGGAATATTTACGGATCAGGCACTGGTCGCCGGGCTGGCATTTAACAGGACCGGAGACCGGGAAGCGGGAATGGGACTGGCAGCCGCCGACTATAATGGTGATGGTGAACTGGATCTGTTTGTGACAAATTATTTTGGCGAAACCAATACGCTTTATCGCAATGAAGGGGCGTTGTTTTTTCTGGATGTCACAGATGAGATAGGTCTGGCCGCTCCCAGTCGCGCGCGACTGGGATTTGGGACTTCGTTTCTGGATGTGAATAATGATGGCTGGGAAGATCTGTTTGTCACGAACGGCCATGTGCACGATCGCTTATCTCAACTGGGGAAAAGTGAGCCCTACGAACAGGAACCGCAATTGTTTCTCAATCTGGCAGGTTCGCGGTTCAATGATGTTTCCGCACAGTCTGGAGAATTCTTTCGTAAGAAACAGGTGGGCAGAGGCTGTGCTGTGGCTGATTTTAATCAGGATGGACTGGTCGATCTTGCCATTTCGCATCTGAATGAACGACTGGTCCTGCTGGAAAACCGCTCGGAACAAATTCACCAAAGCATCGCACTGCAGTTAGTGGGAACCACTTCCAATCGCAGTGCCATCGGGGCAGTACTGGAAGTGACTTGTGACGCTCGAAAAATGACCCGATTGAGAAAGGGGAGTAGCAGTTATCTCTCGGCCGATGAAGCGTGGATTACTTGTGGATTGGGAGACTGCAACTCACCTGTGACAGTCAAAGTCAGGTGGCCGGGCGGGAAAACAGAAAACTGGACTGGATTACAGCCAGGGGGACGCTATACATTGATAGAGGGAACCAGCGTTTTACCAGACCAGTCTCAAACCCAGCCCTGA
- a CDS encoding 3-keto-disaccharide hydrolase, translating to MKQFSICALSGCCALLFFTQLCLADSKSPKWAATSVEQAGPDFQKQGEYTGTIGEGDDALKYGVQVIALGDGEFQAVGYPGGLPGDGWKQDEKVSVKGESRGGVINFVSEHGRGELGDEEMTLFDSEGNEVGVLDKVSRKSPTLGKKAPKGATVLFDSDKAEQTVKNFENGQITKEGLLKEGVTSKKTFKDGHLHLEFQLPFMPQARGQGRSNSGCYVLGRYEVQILDSFGLEGKDNECGGIYKLGAPSVNMCFPPLAWQTYDIDFQSARYDKAGNKTAKARITVKHNGVTVQDDQEINEPTPGGTNKDESVAGPLFLQNHSNPVRFRNIWVMEK from the coding sequence ATGAAGCAGTTTTCGATTTGCGCACTTTCAGGCTGCTGTGCTCTATTATTTTTCACTCAGCTCTGCCTGGCAGACTCCAAATCTCCCAAATGGGCCGCCACCAGCGTAGAACAAGCGGGCCCCGATTTCCAGAAACAGGGAGAATACACGGGAACAATCGGTGAAGGTGACGACGCCCTGAAATACGGGGTTCAGGTCATCGCTCTGGGAGACGGTGAATTCCAGGCCGTCGGCTATCCCGGTGGTCTGCCCGGTGATGGCTGGAAGCAGGATGAGAAAGTGTCAGTCAAAGGGGAATCCAGGGGTGGTGTCATCAACTTCGTCTCTGAACACGGACGAGGTGAACTGGGTGATGAAGAAATGACGCTGTTCGACTCTGAAGGTAATGAGGTCGGCGTTCTTGATAAAGTATCTCGAAAAAGCCCCACACTCGGGAAAAAAGCGCCGAAAGGAGCCACTGTCTTGTTTGACTCAGACAAGGCAGAGCAAACGGTCAAGAATTTTGAAAACGGCCAGATCACCAAAGAGGGTCTGCTGAAAGAAGGAGTTACCAGCAAAAAAACATTTAAAGATGGCCACCTGCACCTGGAATTCCAACTCCCCTTCATGCCTCAGGCCCGGGGGCAGGGCAGAAGCAACAGTGGCTGTTATGTGTTGGGACGCTATGAGGTTCAGATCCTGGACTCCTTTGGCCTGGAAGGCAAAGATAACGAATGCGGCGGCATCTACAAACTGGGAGCTCCGAGTGTCAACATGTGCTTTCCCCCCCTGGCCTGGCAGACTTATGACATCGATTTCCAGTCTGCCAGATATGACAAAGCAGGCAATAAGACAGCCAAAGCACGGATTACTGTCAAGCACAATGGGGTGACCGTGCAGGACGATCAGGAAATTAATGAACCCACTCCAGGCGGCACCAACAAGGATGAATCCGTAGCGGGCCCCCTGTTTCTGCAGAACCATTCCAATCCGGTCCGTTTCCGAAATATCTGGGTGATGGAAAAATAA